The following DNA comes from Halobacillus litoralis.
CTATGGGTTTGGCCTGGTGGTTGGCGCTTTGCTAGCTATCCATGTAGCGAGGCGTGTGCCTAACGTAGATTATCGATTGCTGATGGCAAGTGCTTACAGTGGTTTTTTACTTTGGCATGGCGGTTTTTCAGGTTCCATACCATTAACAATCGCATCAGAGGATCATTTTCTTTCTGAATCTATCGGTTCTATTCCTATCACAGACACACTTTTCAGTGGAATGAATCTATTTATTGTTCTAGTCTTACTATTGACCCTTCCATTACTTAACCTGTGGTTATTAAAGTCTAATGGAGATTTAAGTAAAAACAATCTTGATTTCATAAAAGACGATTCTGATGAAGAGCAGCTTGCCGCTACCACAAGTGATTTGACCCCTGCTGAACGATTGGAAAACAGTAAGATCATCTCATTATTCATAGGACTATTAGGTTTATCTTTCATTGTCTACCATTTTGTTCAAAGTGGGTTTGATCTGAATATTAATATTGTGAACTTCATCTTCCTGTTTCTAGGTATCGTCTTCCATAAAACACCTAGAAATTTCTTGAATAGTGTGAATGATGCGGTTAAAAATGCGGGTGGAATTATCATTCAATTTCCGTTTTATGCAGGAATCATGGGAATGATGGTCGCTTCAGGTTTATCCGAACAAATGTCTACCTGGTTCGTCAATGTTTCCACTGAATTCACTTTTCCATTATTCGCTTTCATCAGTGCTGGAATTGTGAACTTCTTCGTCCCTTCCGGCGGTGGTCAATGGGCGGTACAAGCTCCTATTATGATTCCTGCAGCAATGGATCTTGGAGTAAGTACAGCAAAAACAGCTATGGCGGTAGCATGGGGAGATGCCTGGACCAATATGATTCAGCCTTTCTGGGCATTACCTCTGCTCGCAATTGCTGGTTTAAAAGTGAAGGACATCATGGGCTTTTGTGTCATTATCTTAATTTGGAGTTTCATACCGATTTCCTTCGCCCTTTTATTTTTGAACTAGAGTACCTCAAACGATAACTGCCACTGGAAAAGACGGACAATAGAGAAGAATGGATCAACTGGAGCGTAGGCAACATACGTAAACTCCTGCTGGAACAGCACGAGGCGAAGTCTTCGGATGAAAACGGTCTTTGCTTTCAGAGGATGAGACCGTGTCCGCGTAAAGCGAAGTATGTTGCCGAAAGCGGATTATGCTATTATTACTTCATAAAGAAAACCCGGACGAAAAAAATTCGTCCGGGTTCTCTAGTGGGAAAATTCTTTTATCCCACCCTCTTTTCATTCATTAATTCTGTTTCAGTTTCTCGACCTCGCCCCGTTTACTGTTCTTTTTCCTTAATCAATTGTTTCAATTCATCCAATTCGTCCATGATTTTTTGCATATCTTCACTCTCTTCCTTCGCGTGCTCGGAAAGTTTCTGGGCATTGTTGACAATTTCACCGACAATTAAATTCAAAATTATAAACGTTGAAACTACAATAAATGAAACGAAGTACAACCATGACCAGGCTATTTCCGCAAAGATAGGCCGGAAAACTCCACTCGCCCAGCTTTCAAGGGTGAAAACCTGGAACAGAGTCAAAGCACTTAACCCGACATTTCCAAAATACTCCGGCGTAAGCTTCCCAAAAAAACTCGTACCGATGATAGCGTAAACATAAAATATGATCCCCATCAGTATGGTCACGGAACCGATAGCTGGTATCGCCATGAACAATGCAGAGGTCAACCTTTTTAAAGACGGGACTACAGAAATCGTCCGTAGCACCCGTAACACTCTCAAAATCCTTAAAACACCTACAAAATGAGTGTTATATAATACCAAACTTCCAAACACGATAACAAAATCGAAGACATTCCAACCATCTTTAAAAAAGTTTTGCCGATACACGGCCAGCTTTACAAGGATTTCAATGGTGAAAATGGCTAATATCAACACATCTAAGAAGACAAACACAGATTGATAGTTTTCGTAGAGAGAGTTATTTGTTGCTAGTCCGATCAGGACAGCATTTACTAAAATGACCCCTAATATAAAACGTGAAAAAAGCTTATGTTCAACAAAACAGTGTAGACTAATTCCCATTTCCCCACTTTCCCTCAGCCAAGAGTTGCAGCATTCAATATTCTCCCGTCTTTTATAATGAATTTCCTCTAATTATCATTAAATGATTTTAAATATCGGTCTTCCATGGTTAAGCCCACTTCTGTACATCAATGCATAACTGTTGGTATGCTTTCGATTCATGTACCATTTTCTTATCCTGGTACACTTGAGCGAGCCAACGGAGTGGTTTAGGATCACTCGGTTTCATTTCCATTTCCAGCTGGAAGCATTCTAATGCTTTGTCCAATTGTTCCAATTCATAATACCATTCGCCCAACTGCTGCATTTGATCAAGGTCGTCGCGGATACCATTCATTCTATCTACTTTTTCGATAATACTGAAGTGCCGTGGAAATCCAGACAAGCGTTCGGAAATGTCTTCCAGATCAAGAGTTTCCATCAATGCCTTTACGTATTTTTCCAAAAGAGGCTCTGCATTTTCCGGATGAGCGGCGACAATTCGCTCCATAAGTGCATTCATGGATTCTGGATGTTCGGTAAAGTCGAATGTTTCCAGGGTGGTAGATAAAGCTTGAAGCTGACTGTTATCGAGCTCGACGCCTTGTTCTGTCACCAACTTTGAAAGTTTATGAAGTTGTCTTGTATGCATGTATTTTTGGAAAAGATCTTCCGACAGCCGATCGAAGGAAGGGAGCGATCGGGACAATTCCTCTAGAAGGCAGGTATGGCTATTTTCATCAAAGTGATGATTCACTACATTGATAAACGTTTGGTAACCCTCGTTCGTTGGATGTACTGAAATTTCTTTCATATGGATGGAAACAGCTTCAATCCAGCGATTTTCATTCTCGAGAATCGATATTTTCAGGTGATTGCTTGCATTCTCTTCCGCGAAAAGAGGGTCACGATTTTTGAGTTTCTGTGATTCCTCTTCATACATCGTGTGGAACTTACTGAAGGAAAGGTCATTACCGACTTGTTTGACGAAGCTGTTTTTCGGCGCAAAATCCCTCAGTTCGCGGACAATCGTATAAGCAGCGAACATTTTCCCTTCACGACGGTATTGATAGAAAAGTGATTTTATCTCTTTGAACAGTTGCTTTTTCGGAATAAATGATTCAAAAAATGTGAGGATATGAGCTTGCTCTTGTTTGGTATGATTGTGGTCTATTTTTTTAATCAGTTGAGGGTAACTGAGCTTTTGGAGGGGCTGATTCTCTGTGACAAGCGCTTCTATAAATGGGTGTGGGGCTTCATAAATGGCCCCTTCACTGAAGGCTTGAGCAATATAAGAATATCTTTTGAGGCTTTTCGTTTTGACAGCCGTAAGGAATTGTTGTTTATAGAAGAAAAGATAATACATCTCATTGTGTTCATTTATGGCTTCCATCACTTGTCCTTGCTTGAAAAAAGTGACGCGTTCAGGATGCACACATTCGGGGTTCTTCTGCTTGTTGCTCACTAATTGAATTGATTTCACAATACCGTCCTCCCTCTTTCCTCCACTATATCACACCTCTTCATCTACTCCTAAACAAGAAGTAATCGATTTTGCATCAGAATTCTTCCGCAAAACGGGAGTTCGCTTTTATAAGTCTGCAAACTTTGTCACTTTGATGTTACATTTGTAAAAAACATACCATTGAAAAAAGTCTGTCAACCCTTCCATTCTAGTAAATTTTCTATTTGATGGATGATACTTCCACCCAGACAAACTAATAAGAGATTTCCACAAAAGGGGTCAAATCTAGAGGTGATGCTGAGTTTCCTTTCTAAATCTTCAAAAGTAAGAGAATCCATCCTTTCAATACCAAAAATATCCTCCTATATTACAAGATTCTGATGGTACGATAGAGTCGTTCCAAAAATACAAATTTTCTAGGAGGAGTTTTCAGTATGATCAAGAAATCATTAATCGTATCAGGAGCTCTCGCTCTATCCTTACTTGCATCTCCAGCTACATCTCTAGCATCTTCAGGAGATGTGCAACAAAACTATGAAGTGGATACAAAAACCATTCAAATAGATTCTGAACAAATCCTTAACTGGGTAAATGAAAACCAGGATTCAATTCAGAATAACAAGCTTCAACAGGCTGATATTCAATCTCTATTGGAACAATTCCAAATGAAGCAGCAGCCTCCAGAAGCTCCAGTTGAACAAGAAGAACCAGCTGAACAAGAAGCACCTGCTGAAGAGCAGTCTAAAGAAGAAACTCCAGCTGAAAAGCCTGAAGCACAGCAAGCTCCAGAGGCAGCTCCACAAGAGTCAACTGAAGAAGCACAACCAGAAGAAAACACGCAAGAAGAAGCAGCAGCTTCAGAGGTTTCTGAATTTGAAAAACAAGTTGTTGAATTGACGAATCAAGAACGTGAGAAACAAGGTCTGGCTCCACTAGAGTTGGATACAGAATTAAGTGCCGTAGCGAAAGACAAGTCTCTGGACATGCAGCAAAATAATTATTTCTCTCACAATAGCCCTACTCACGGATCTCCGTTTGACATGATGAAAGCTTACGGAATCGATTACCGTACGGCTGGTGAGAACATTGCGATGGGGCAAACGTCTCCTGAACAAGTAGTAGAAGGCTGGATGAATAGTGAAGGGCACCGTAAAAACATCATGAACCCTAACTTCACCCACATCGGAGTCGGCCATGCAGAGAACGGCAACTATTGGACACAAATGTTCATAGGAAAATAATAGATATTGAAGTTCAGATGCCACCGGAATTTCCGGTGGCATCTTTTTATTCAAAAAAACAAAATCCAGATGCTGATTGATGGTCCTTCCAAATCATCATTTTAGATGCTCAAACTCTACTAAAATCAACCGTATGACTTTTTTTCTTTTTTATATGTAGAAAACCTATTGCAATTCGTCTGAATATTCACTAAAATCAATCATACTTTATCTATATTAAAACAAAAGGAAGTGTTCTTTTTGAATACACAAACCGTAAGCCATCTTTATAACGTCTGCCACCTCTGCCACGGAACCGGAACGTATGAAGAGTACGATGATAGCAAGGCGAATATGATCATGGACCACTATCAGCGTACGAACCACGCAAAGGACACAATAGCCTGGAAACTAGCCATTGAAGAAACAAGCTATGAAAAAGAATGCATCCGCTGCCACGGAAACGGCCATGTGCTGAATGATGAAGGAAAGCAGGTGTACCGTGAATTACAGCAGTTCGCATAAATATTGAAAAAGGGGAGCGTCTCATTCCATTGAGTCGCTCCCCTTTTCATTGCAGTGCATTCTGTTATTGTAGACCGGTCACTATTTGTCCTTAGATCTCCGGCGATTTCAGTGGGGTTGCGCTTATTAAGCTTTCGTCCGGTAAGCCGTGTTGTGGCCTTTCAACGTCTCATCTGTTCCGAAAAGGAAGTGTTTCTTCATGTCCGGGGAATAAACAGAGTTCACAGTCTCTCTTCCTACCGTTTCAGCGACTTCACGCAGCATGCTTGGCGAAGCACCACAACACAAACCAATATAGTTAACACCAGATTGTTGCGCTTCCGCTGCCCAGTCAGCAAGTTCGTAGCGGTTGCAGTAAAGCGGATCAAGCGATGTCGGGAAAGTCGTTTCAGTCGGCAGTGAACATGAACAACCCCCGTCAGGTAAGTTGAAGAACGTCGGGTGATCTTCTGTGGTGCGGTATGGAATCGGCAAAGCCCCTACATACCCCTCCACTTCTTGACGAATCTTTTCAATATACGGCTGCATTGTTGCCGGGCCGCGGAAGCAATTCATTCCTACAACTAGAGCCCCTTGCTTCTCTAATAAACGACAGGCCTCTTCAACCGTGTAGCCATCGCGCAAAATATTTTCACTCATCAGCCCCAGTGTGATGACTGCCGGTAAGTTTTGCCTCTGTATTTCCTCTAAAGCGATTTTTGCTTCTTCATAGTAATAGAACGTTTCTCCATTTACAAAATCGACACCTTCCTCTTTGCACCAGCCTATCATTTCAGCAAAAATCCCTCGGACATTCGCTTTCGATTCCTCATCGTCCGGGTCGAACAGGTTCGTGTTGGAAACGTTCCCAGCTACAAGGGCTTCCTCTTCTGGATGCTCCGCTGCTACTTCTTTAGCTAACCGGATCGCCTGACGGTTCAGCGGTTCCAACAAATCTTCTTTTCCGATGATGCGCATTTTCTCCCTGTGACCATTATAAGTGAAAGCCAATACGACATCGGACCCTGCAAGCATATAATCACGATATGTCTGCTTCAGTGCTTGCGGATTGTCAAGCGCCACTTCCGGGACAAACGAACCAGCTTGCAGATATCCGCGCCTTTCCAGTTCAAATAAATATCCTTCACCACACACGACTGGCCCTTCCTGTAAACGCTGCTCTAAACTTCTCTTCATCAATAACCCACCTTTTTTAAAATTAAAAAAACCCTTCTTCCTGGCAAGAGGAAGAAGGGTTTTAGTTGCTTATGTCCTTCTCTTATCTGCCAGACATTGTAGTCTGTAGGAATTGGCACCATCATCAAGTATCAACTTGAAAGGTTGCCGGGCATCACAGGGCCTAGTCCCTCCGCCACTCTGGATAAGAGTAATCATTCAGTTTTTTTAGCTTGTTGGAAATTATAAAGGGGGTCACAGGTAAATGTCAATCATTTTTCTGATAAGTCTGAAAAGAGGGTCAAAGGTCTGACATTATGTATTTGCATCCCAGTAATGGATTGGTTTAGGAAATTTGGATGAAATGGACTCATCCACGTTTATCACCTAGCCTCCTTGTGAAAGTATGTTAGTAACATTATATATTAGAAAGGAAGAGATGAAATTGAAACGTTGGTCGATTGTATTCTTTCTTGTATTAACAGCTATAGTGTCCAGCGCTTGTGGTACCAATACTGAAGAAGATTCTTCTCCGTCAGAAAATGGAGAAGAAAATACGACGAATGAAGAAAACCAAGAAAAATCAGAAACCCCAGAAAACATTACGGTAACCTTAAACGATCGAGATGGAAATGAAGTAGGTTCTGCAGAATTGGAACAAAAAAATGGAGGCGTGAACATCAAACTCTCAGCCTCTGCTTTGCCTGAAGGAACACATGGTTTCCACATCCATGAAAAAGGGGTTTGTGAAGCACCTGATTATAAATCTGCCGGTGGTCATTTTAACCCGACTGACGTCAGCCATGGCAGCGATTCTGAAGATGGTCCACATGCGGGTGATTTAAATAACATTGACATCCATGAGGAGGGAAATGCCGAAGAAGAAGTGATGGCAGACATGGTGACACTTAAAGAGGGGCAAGACAACTCGCTTCTAGGCGGTGACGGGACTTCCCTTGTCATCCACGCCGGAGCTGATGATCAAAAGTCCCAGCCATCCGGGGATGCAGGCGAACGAATCGCTTGTGGTGTCATTGAAAATTAATCCATTTCCGAGCGGTCAACCATGAGTTGACCGCTCTTTTTCAGTAAGCTTATGAAACCTTTTCACACACACCGCCGTATAAAAGTTAGAAAGCAGGTGACATTGATGAAAAAATTCATAAGCCTTTTCATTCTCATCACTCTCCTCCTTCTTCCTACACGCGTGTTTGCAGTCGAGTTCACGATTGATGAGACCGACATCCATGCTTCTCTAAAAACTGACGGGAAAGTGGAAGTGAAGGAAACACATACGTATAACTTCGAAGGAGAATTCAATGGTATTACGAGGACGCTCATACCAAAAGAAAAAGCAGCCATCACTGATGTGCGCGCCGCAGAAAATGGAACAGATTTAAAGATTGAAAAAGAAGATGAATTATACAAAATCTATCGCGGAGGGTCAGATGAAACGGTCACCATCGATCTTTTTTACACAATAGAAGATGGTATGGAAGTCTATGAAGACATCGCCCAGTTTTACTGGCCTTTTTTTGACAAAAATAATGAATCCACTTATGAGGATTTAATGATTACAATCAAGCCTCCTCAATCATCAGATGTGAAAGCAGCATACGGTTACGATGAAGCGTATGATACGGTCACAATCTCAGACAACGGAACAGTCACATTTAAACTTGGCAAGGTTCTAAATGGAAAAAACGGTGACATCCGTGTCGCATATCCTGCAAGCCTCTTTCCTGAGGCAGCAGTGACAAGCTTTGAGCCAATGCTCGATGAAGTCATTGCGGAAAAGCGAGCCGTGGACGAAGAGGCAGCCGCCCGTGCAGAAGCAACTGCTCAATGGGGAATTCTAGGACCGTACATTATCCTCCCCCTCACTCTAGTTGCCCTAGGGCTGGCTGTTCATGGCCTTAGAAAAAGAAAAGAGACTATGCGTGAAGTTAGACGCCAACGCAGTGGGTTCGGACGATTTCCTAAAGAGAAAATGAGCTTACCTGCAATGATGAAGTTCACGAACTATGGACACTTGCCGACAACAGCTTTGACTTCAGCCTTGCTCGACCTCGTACACAAAGGAAACATCGAACAAATCTCGGAAAAAGAATTCCGAGTCAGCAACAGAGACACCGTGTATGCCCACGAACGCCTTCTTATCGACTGGCTGTTTGATGAAATCGCTCAACAAGAAATGTTCCATGTAGATGATATAGAGCGCTATGCTGAAAAAGAAGAAAACCAGGAAAAATATAGCCAGAGGTTCGACGCCTGGAAGGAAATGGTTAATCAAGAATACCGGCAATATGATTTGCATGAGACTGCAGCAACACCTCGATGGATTTCCGGTTTTGGAGCACTTGTAACTTTGCCGTTTGTCGTCCTTTTCCCTTTTTACGGTCAGTTCATTTGGATGGCAGCCTCTATTGTTCTGCTGGTTTTTTTCATCACCTATAGCATCGCTTACCGCCCATTGAACATCAAAGGTCAGAAAATCAAACAGGAGTTGCAACCTTTAAAAACCGGTGATCAGTGGAAAACATGGGCCAAAGAAGACCAGGTGCCTGCCTTGCTATATCAAATCGGAATTGGCAAACGCGACCTTTTGGCAACGCCTGCGCCCCTCCACACTTCCACTACTGATGACTGGGTGATTTTCTTGATCCTTGGGGCGTCTTTGCAAAACTGCTTCCATTCCGCTGAGCAACATACATCTGTTTCTGCCTCTACAGGAAGTGGCGGCGCGGGTGTTGGTGGCGGTGGTGGAGGTTCTGGAGCCTTTTAAAAAGCCTCAATATCTTTGAAAGGATGTCAATCAGATAAAGAAGGGTCAACCCTGTCAGAAAATAAACATGAAGCAAGGAAGCCCGGGTGACTGTAAGAGTCATCCCGGGCTTCTATTATGTTCAGCGAATCGTATTTAAGTTTAATATGAACCAGGTGAAATAACTGGCTACGGCGAACATCAATATTTTCACAAACATCAGAGGAACAACGAAAATTGCAGAATAGAGAATAGAAATCCACAATACACTCACACCGACCCACTTTGCACGGAGCGGAACACCCCGGTGCTCGCGGTAATCACGGATGTATTTCCCGAAATATTTGTTTGTTAGCAGCCAATCATACATCCGATCTGAGCTACGGACAAAACAGGCTGCTGCCAACAAAAGAAGTGGTGTAGTCGGAATTAAGGGCAGTACGATTCCCAACACTCCAATAATTAAAGAAATCCAACCGAATATGAGGAGCAATACTTTTTTTATCGTTTTCATTATGGTCCTCCACTAAGAAATGGTCACTTGATAATCTGGACCTTCCGGATCATCCTGCCTTCAATTTCCAACACCTTGAAAGTCAAATTGCTCT
Coding sequences within:
- a CDS encoding CAP domain-containing protein — its product is MIKKSLIVSGALALSLLASPATSLASSGDVQQNYEVDTKTIQIDSEQILNWVNENQDSIQNNKLQQADIQSLLEQFQMKQQPPEAPVEQEEPAEQEAPAEEQSKEETPAEKPEAQQAPEAAPQESTEEAQPEENTQEEAAASEVSEFEKQVVELTNQEREKQGLAPLELDTELSAVAKDKSLDMQQNNYFSHNSPTHGSPFDMMKAYGIDYRTAGENIAMGQTSPEQVVEGWMNSEGHRKNIMNPNFTHIGVGHAENGNYWTQMFIGK
- a CDS encoding homocysteine S-methyltransferase family protein, producing the protein MKRSLEQRLQEGPVVCGEGYLFELERRGYLQAGSFVPEVALDNPQALKQTYRDYMLAGSDVVLAFTYNGHREKMRIIGKEDLLEPLNRQAIRLAKEVAAEHPEEEALVAGNVSNTNLFDPDDEESKANVRGIFAEMIGWCKEEGVDFVNGETFYYYEEAKIALEEIQRQNLPAVITLGLMSENILRDGYTVEEACRLLEKQGALVVGMNCFRGPATMQPYIEKIRQEVEGYVGALPIPYRTTEDHPTFFNLPDGGCSCSLPTETTFPTSLDPLYCNRYELADWAAEAQQSGVNYIGLCCGASPSMLREVAETVGRETVNSVYSPDMKKHFLFGTDETLKGHNTAYRTKA
- a CDS encoding DUF2207 domain-containing protein, producing the protein MKKFISLFILITLLLLPTRVFAVEFTIDETDIHASLKTDGKVEVKETHTYNFEGEFNGITRTLIPKEKAAITDVRAAENGTDLKIEKEDELYKIYRGGSDETVTIDLFYTIEDGMEVYEDIAQFYWPFFDKNNESTYEDLMITIKPPQSSDVKAAYGYDEAYDTVTISDNGTVTFKLGKVLNGKNGDIRVAYPASLFPEAAVTSFEPMLDEVIAEKRAVDEEAAARAEATAQWGILGPYIILPLTLVALGLAVHGLRKRKETMREVRRQRSGFGRFPKEKMSLPAMMKFTNYGHLPTTALTSALLDLVHKGNIEQISEKEFRVSNRDTVYAHERLLIDWLFDEIAQQEMFHVDDIERYAEKEENQEKYSQRFDAWKEMVNQEYRQYDLHETAATPRWISGFGALVTLPFVVLFPFYGQFIWMAASIVLLVFFITYSIAYRPLNIKGQKIKQELQPLKTGDQWKTWAKEDQVPALLYQIGIGKRDLLATPAPLHTSTTDDWVIFLILGASLQNCFHSAEQHTSVSASTGSGGAGVGGGGGGSGAF
- a CDS encoding short-chain fatty acid transporter, with product MLRGITSFFDRLIQRYLPDAFLFAVILTLVVFGLGVFFTGSSPVQMVQFWGDGFWDLLAFAMQMSLIVVTGYILANTPFVKSILQKLSTLARTPRQAILLVSFVAAIACLINYGFGLVVGALLAIHVARRVPNVDYRLLMASAYSGFLLWHGGFSGSIPLTIASEDHFLSESIGSIPITDTLFSGMNLFIVLVLLLTLPLLNLWLLKSNGDLSKNNLDFIKDDSDEEQLAATTSDLTPAERLENSKIISLFIGLLGLSFIVYHFVQSGFDLNINIVNFIFLFLGIVFHKTPRNFLNSVNDAVKNAGGIIIQFPFYAGIMGMMVASGLSEQMSTWFVNVSTEFTFPLFAFISAGIVNFFVPSGGGQWAVQAPIMIPAAMDLGVSTAKTAMAVAWGDAWTNMIQPFWALPLLAIAGLKVKDIMGFCVIILIWSFIPISFALLFLN
- a CDS encoding ion transporter, translating into MGISLHCFVEHKLFSRFILGVILVNAVLIGLATNNSLYENYQSVFVFLDVLILAIFTIEILVKLAVYRQNFFKDGWNVFDFVIVFGSLVLYNTHFVGVLRILRVLRVLRTISVVPSLKRLTSALFMAIPAIGSVTILMGIIFYVYAIIGTSFFGKLTPEYFGNVGLSALTLFQVFTLESWASGVFRPIFAEIAWSWLYFVSFIVVSTFIILNLIVGEIVNNAQKLSEHAKEESEDMQKIMDELDELKQLIKEKEQ
- a CDS encoding tetratricopeptide repeat protein; this translates as MKSIQLVSNKQKNPECVHPERVTFFKQGQVMEAINEHNEMYYLFFYKQQFLTAVKTKSLKRYSYIAQAFSEGAIYEAPHPFIEALVTENQPLQKLSYPQLIKKIDHNHTKQEQAHILTFFESFIPKKQLFKEIKSLFYQYRREGKMFAAYTIVRELRDFAPKNSFVKQVGNDLSFSKFHTMYEEESQKLKNRDPLFAEENASNHLKISILENENRWIEAVSIHMKEISVHPTNEGYQTFINVVNHHFDENSHTCLLEELSRSLPSFDRLSEDLFQKYMHTRQLHKLSKLVTEQGVELDNSQLQALSTTLETFDFTEHPESMNALMERIVAAHPENAEPLLEKYVKALMETLDLEDISERLSGFPRHFSIIEKVDRMNGIRDDLDQMQQLGEWYYELEQLDKALECFQLEMEMKPSDPKPLRWLAQVYQDKKMVHESKAYQQLCIDVQKWA
- a CDS encoding YbaN family protein, which gives rise to MKTIKKVLLLIFGWISLIIGVLGIVLPLIPTTPLLLLAAACFVRSSDRMYDWLLTNKYFGKYIRDYREHRGVPLRAKWVGVSVLWISILYSAIFVVPLMFVKILMFAVASYFTWFILNLNTIR
- a CDS encoding superoxide dismutase family protein, whose translation is MKLKRWSIVFFLVLTAIVSSACGTNTEEDSSPSENGEENTTNEENQEKSETPENITVTLNDRDGNEVGSAELEQKNGGVNIKLSASALPEGTHGFHIHEKGVCEAPDYKSAGGHFNPTDVSHGSDSEDGPHAGDLNNIDIHEEGNAEEEVMADMVTLKEGQDNSLLGGDGTSLVIHAGADDQKSQPSGDAGERIACGVIEN
- a CDS encoding multiheme c-type cytochrome codes for the protein MFFLNTQTVSHLYNVCHLCHGTGTYEEYDDSKANMIMDHYQRTNHAKDTIAWKLAIEETSYEKECIRCHGNGHVLNDEGKQVYRELQQFA